In the Leptotrichia sp. oral taxon 847 genome, one interval contains:
- a CDS encoding phosphoribosylanthranilate isomerase: MEINKTLLKVCGIRSVEEMEELKELDIDYIGCIFAESPRRVNIEVSSQIVQLAHKNGKKVVGVFVNAMIRDVVRIVEALKLDVVQLHGNETAEYCEELKKAFERIYKNHLNELENETKNIRNKTKIWKTFKVEEKLPNINDYKSLIEYPLFETKGEKAGGNGEIFDWKILKGVNPYSFVLAGGISPKNIEVALFYKPAVVDVNSKVEINDRKARKLVEEVIKVVKS; this comes from the coding sequence GTGGAAATTAATAAAACCTTATTAAAAGTTTGTGGAATTCGGTCGGTTGAGGAAATGGAAGAATTAAAGGAACTGGATATTGACTACATTGGATGTATTTTTGCGGAAAGTCCGAGAAGAGTAAATATTGAAGTTTCAAGTCAAATTGTGCAACTTGCACATAAAAACGGGAAAAAAGTTGTTGGGGTATTTGTGAATGCGATGATAAGGGATGTTGTAAGGATTGTAGAAGCACTTAAACTTGATGTTGTCCAGCTTCATGGAAATGAGACGGCGGAATATTGTGAGGAGCTGAAAAAGGCGTTTGAAAGAATTTATAAAAATCATTTGAATGAATTAGAAAATGAGACGAAAAATATTAGAAATAAGACAAAAATTTGGAAAACTTTTAAAGTAGAAGAAAAACTTCCAAATATCAATGATTACAAGTCCCTTATTGAATATCCACTTTTTGAAACAAAGGGCGAAAAAGCTGGTGGAAATGGAGAAATTTTTGACTGGAAAATATTAAAAGGGGTAAATCCATATTCGTTTGTCTTGGCTGGTGGAATTTCACCAAAAAATATAGAAGTGGCGCTATTTTATAAGCCAGCGGTAGTGGATGTAAATAGTAAAGTTGAAATTAATGATAGAAAAGCTAGAAAATTAGTTGAAGAAGTAATTAAAGTTGTGAAATCTTAA
- the trpC gene encoding indole-3-glycerol phosphate synthase TrpC produces the protein MDILEKIKIKRDIQLEDELKSFKQPSLKKALNQKGIQIIGEIKRASPSKGKIAKDDFDLLKQAQSYVDKGVAAFSILTEKEYFKGENDFIKIVREKFPEMPILRKDFIYTPFQVAHAKFLGASAILLIVRMLDDKTFRELHKLAHELELEVLVEVHDEVELERALKIPNLEILGVNNRNLDTFEVDIATTKKLIDKIPAEMKRKLILVGESGFMTKDDLEYAKTIGVDGLLIGEALMRGNLNLKKLKN, from the coding sequence ATGGATATTTTAGAAAAAATAAAAATTAAAAGAGATATACAGCTTGAAGACGAATTAAAGTCTTTTAAACAGCCATCTTTAAAAAAGGCACTTAATCAAAAAGGAATTCAAATTATTGGGGAAATTAAGAGGGCTTCTCCATCGAAAGGGAAAATTGCAAAAGATGATTTTGATTTATTAAAACAGGCTCAAAGTTATGTGGATAAAGGGGTTGCAGCTTTTTCGATACTGACAGAAAAGGAATATTTTAAAGGAGAGAATGATTTTATAAAAATTGTAAGAGAGAAATTTCCAGAAATGCCGATTTTGAGGAAGGACTTTATTTATACTCCGTTTCAGGTGGCTCATGCTAAATTTTTGGGAGCTTCGGCGATACTTCTTATCGTGAGAATGTTGGATGATAAGACTTTTCGTGAGTTGCATAAATTGGCGCATGAATTGGAGCTTGAAGTTTTGGTTGAAGTTCATGATGAGGTTGAGTTGGAACGAGCTTTAAAAATACCTAATTTGGAAATTTTGGGAGTGAATAATAGAAATCTTGATACTTTTGAAGTGGATATTGCGACAACGAAAAAATTGATAGATAAAATTCCAGCTGAAATGAAAAGAAAACTTATTCTTGTTGGAGAAAGCGGTTTTATGACAAAAGATGATTTGGAATATGCAAAAACTATTGGAGTTGATGGGCTTTTGATTGGGGAAGCGCTTATGAGAGGAAATTTGAATTTAAAAAAGTTGAAAAATTAA
- a CDS encoding DUF3791 domain-containing protein: protein MSKEMNFFIYLLEKYADKKNKNASDILKEWDKLNITQLIYSMYEKYHTETLENAFEDIDKIIESKRN from the coding sequence ATGTCTAAAGAAATGAATTTTTTTATATATTTATTGGAAAAATATGCAGATAAAAAAAATAAAAATGCGAGTGATATTTTAAAAGAATGGGATAAACTTAATATAACACAATTAATATACAGTATGTACGAAAAATATCATACGGAAACTTTAGAAAACGCATTTGAAGATATTGATAAAATTATAGAAAGTAAAAGAAATTGA
- a CDS encoding DUF3990 domain-containing protein — MKLYHGSNVKVKNPRIITNTRLLDFGYVFYLTSDFKQAKKWAKLTQKRRQQGIATVSVYEISKEQLKNLKVLYFESANREWLKFVIQNRNNNITNNENWDIIIGPVANDNTMPVINLYLNGIYDENEALKRLLPQNLKDQYTFKTEKALKYLKFLEVEL, encoded by the coding sequence GTGAAATTGTATCATGGAAGTAATGTCAAAGTGAAAAATCCTAGAATTATCACAAATACTAGGCTCTTAGATTTTGGATATGTTTTTTATCTAACTTCGGATTTTAAACAGGCTAAAAAATGGGCAAAGCTGACTCAAAAACGAAGACAACAAGGAATTGCAACAGTTTCCGTGTATGAAATAAGCAAGGAGCAATTAAAGAATTTGAAAGTTTTATATTTTGAATCAGCTAATAGAGAATGGCTTAAATTTGTTATTCAAAATAGGAACAATAATATAACAAATAATGAAAATTGGGATATTATAATAGGACCTGTTGCAAATGATAATACAATGCCTGTTATCAATCTCTATTTAAATGGAATTTACGATGAAAACGAGGCTTTAAAAAGACTTTTACCTCAAAATCTTAAAGACCAGTATACTTTTAAAACAGAAAAGGCTCTTAAATATTTAAAATTTTTGGAGGTGGAATTATGA